Proteins encoded in a region of the Pangasianodon hypophthalmus isolate fPanHyp1 chromosome 21, fPanHyp1.pri, whole genome shotgun sequence genome:
- the toe1 gene encoding target of EGR1 protein 1 isoform X2, producing MMSSSLVVPVIDVQSNNFKELWPAIVLAFKTSSFIALDTELSGLGARKALLAESIEDRYKAICHAARTRSILSLGLACYKKLEGKADSTYLVQVYNLTLLCAEEYVIEPQSVQFLVQHGFDFNKQYAQGVPYDKGNDKGGEPQGVNMRTLFVELLRANKPLVLHNGLIDMIFLYQCFYAHLPEKLGTFTADLSQMFPAGIYDTKYATEYELRFTASYLEYAYKKCKLDNSRSIETAQDRPHVFLEFCNYTGRLQSYVDYRPCIDSHSSDGPLNICIQFSAYGWCPSGSRCPMSHDTDLIIRQDEKSKEDKRKKRKRRKKKKAAKEEEEEEEDGPPQDKKAHVEDMDEDGEEKEEQKEDEKVHGKFAAHDEEMPSSETPAAESHSDPDKNESDAPQTHDLTPDATNKSPKANERKVEGGTHRAGFDAFMTGYIFAFASIRNAEGSDSWIPACANKLYLSGKSVPLHIAKSTFSKSSRAHMTKMEHVWRKEFPKADGNA from the exons ATGATGAGCTCCTCACTGGTTGTTCCTGTTATAGATGTTCAGAGTaataactttaaagaattaTGGCCTGCTATAGTGCTCGCCTTTAAAACCTCCTCATTCATCGCCCTGGACACG GAGCTCAGTGGTCTTGGAGCGAGGAAAGCTCTTCTAGCAGA GTCGATTGAGGATCGTTATAAGGCGATATGCCACGCTGCCCGGACTCGCTCTATTCTGTCCCTGGGACTTGCCTGTTACAAGAAACTGGAAGGCAAA GCGGACAGTACGTACCTGGTTCAGGTGTACAACCTGACGCTGCTGTGTGCGGAGGAGTACGTCATCGAGCCGCAGTCAGTGCAGTTCCTCGTTCAGCACGGCTTCGACTTCAACAAGCAGTACGCTCAGGGCGTCCCCTACGACAAGGGCAACGATAAG ggtggaGAACCTCAGGGTGTGAACATGCGTACGTTGTTCGTGGAGCTCCTGAGAGCCAACAAGCCTCTGGTGCTCCATAACGGCCTGATCGACATGATCTTCCTGTACCAGTGCTTCTACGCTCACCTGCCCGAGAAACTGGGGACCTTCACCGCCGATCTGTCGCAGATGTTCCCCGCCGGCATTTACGACACCAAATACGCCACCGAGTACGAACTACGCTTCACAGCGTCTTACCTGGAGTACGCATATAAGAAGTG TAAGCTGGACAACAGCAGATCCATCGAGACCGCTCAGGACAGACCTCATGTGTTTCTGGAGTTTTGTAATTATACTGGCCGTCTGCAGAGCTACGTGGACTACAGGCCTTGCATCGACAGCCACAGCAGTGATGGACCTCTGAACATCTGCATTCAGTTCTCG GCTTACGGATGGTGCCCCAGTGGCTCTCGCTGCCccatgtcacatgacacagACCTCATAATCCGGCAGGACGAGAAAAGCAAAGAGGACAAGCGGAAAAAAAGGAAGcgcaggaagaagaagaaggctgcaaaggaggaggaagaagaggaggaagacgGGCCGCCGCAGGATAAGAAGGCTCACGTGGAGGATATGGATGAAGATGgtgaagagaaagaggaacagaaggaAGATGAAAAAGTTCATGGGAAATTCGCAGCTCATGACGAAGAGATGCCAAGCAGTGAAACCCCAGCCGCAGAGTCTCACAGTGATCCTGACAAGAACGAAAGTGATGCTCCTCAAACACATGATCTGACACCTGACGCAACAAACAAAAGTCCTAAAGCCAATGAGAGGAAGGTGGAAGGAGGAACGCACCGAGCCGGCTTTGACGCCTTCATGACCGGATACATTTTCGCCTTTGCGAGCATCCGGAATGCTGAAGGATCGGACTCCTGGATTCCTGCGTGCGCCAACAAGCTGTATCTGAGCGGCAAGAGCGTGCCGCTTCACATAGCCAAAAGCACCTTCTCAAAGTCCTCCAGAGCTCACATGACGAAAATGGAGCACGTCTGGAGAAAAGAGTTTCCCAAAGCAGACGGGAATGCCTGA
- the toe1 gene encoding target of EGR1 protein 1 isoform X1 gives MSVYWTILYSTVISQSLENVFLIPSRCCVQNITAYNIKIILKRKLQDVRCEELSGLGARKALLAESIEDRYKAICHAARTRSILSLGLACYKKLEGKADSTYLVQVYNLTLLCAEEYVIEPQSVQFLVQHGFDFNKQYAQGVPYDKGNDKGGEPQGVNMRTLFVELLRANKPLVLHNGLIDMIFLYQCFYAHLPEKLGTFTADLSQMFPAGIYDTKYATEYELRFTASYLEYAYKKCKLDNSRSIETAQDRPHVFLEFCNYTGRLQSYVDYRPCIDSHSSDGPLNICIQFSAYGWCPSGSRCPMSHDTDLIIRQDEKSKEDKRKKRKRRKKKKAAKEEEEEEEDGPPQDKKAHVEDMDEDGEEKEEQKEDEKVHGKFAAHDEEMPSSETPAAESHSDPDKNESDAPQTHDLTPDATNKSPKANERKVEGGTHRAGFDAFMTGYIFAFASIRNAEGSDSWIPACANKLYLSGKSVPLHIAKSTFSKSSRAHMTKMEHVWRKEFPKADGNA, from the exons GAGCTCAGTGGTCTTGGAGCGAGGAAAGCTCTTCTAGCAGA GTCGATTGAGGATCGTTATAAGGCGATATGCCACGCTGCCCGGACTCGCTCTATTCTGTCCCTGGGACTTGCCTGTTACAAGAAACTGGAAGGCAAA GCGGACAGTACGTACCTGGTTCAGGTGTACAACCTGACGCTGCTGTGTGCGGAGGAGTACGTCATCGAGCCGCAGTCAGTGCAGTTCCTCGTTCAGCACGGCTTCGACTTCAACAAGCAGTACGCTCAGGGCGTCCCCTACGACAAGGGCAACGATAAG ggtggaGAACCTCAGGGTGTGAACATGCGTACGTTGTTCGTGGAGCTCCTGAGAGCCAACAAGCCTCTGGTGCTCCATAACGGCCTGATCGACATGATCTTCCTGTACCAGTGCTTCTACGCTCACCTGCCCGAGAAACTGGGGACCTTCACCGCCGATCTGTCGCAGATGTTCCCCGCCGGCATTTACGACACCAAATACGCCACCGAGTACGAACTACGCTTCACAGCGTCTTACCTGGAGTACGCATATAAGAAGTG TAAGCTGGACAACAGCAGATCCATCGAGACCGCTCAGGACAGACCTCATGTGTTTCTGGAGTTTTGTAATTATACTGGCCGTCTGCAGAGCTACGTGGACTACAGGCCTTGCATCGACAGCCACAGCAGTGATGGACCTCTGAACATCTGCATTCAGTTCTCG GCTTACGGATGGTGCCCCAGTGGCTCTCGCTGCCccatgtcacatgacacagACCTCATAATCCGGCAGGACGAGAAAAGCAAAGAGGACAAGCGGAAAAAAAGGAAGcgcaggaagaagaagaaggctgcaaaggaggaggaagaagaggaggaagacgGGCCGCCGCAGGATAAGAAGGCTCACGTGGAGGATATGGATGAAGATGgtgaagagaaagaggaacagaaggaAGATGAAAAAGTTCATGGGAAATTCGCAGCTCATGACGAAGAGATGCCAAGCAGTGAAACCCCAGCCGCAGAGTCTCACAGTGATCCTGACAAGAACGAAAGTGATGCTCCTCAAACACATGATCTGACACCTGACGCAACAAACAAAAGTCCTAAAGCCAATGAGAGGAAGGTGGAAGGAGGAACGCACCGAGCCGGCTTTGACGCCTTCATGACCGGATACATTTTCGCCTTTGCGAGCATCCGGAATGCTGAAGGATCGGACTCCTGGATTCCTGCGTGCGCCAACAAGCTGTATCTGAGCGGCAAGAGCGTGCCGCTTCACATAGCCAAAAGCACCTTCTCAAAGTCCTCCAGAGCTCACATGACGAAAATGGAGCACGTCTGGAGAAAAGAGTTTCCCAAAGCAGACGGGAATGCCTGA